A genomic segment from Lusitaniella coriacea LEGE 07157 encodes:
- a CDS encoding NupC/NupG family nucleoside CNT transporter produces the protein MDLRLNFISFVGIFGLCAIAWLGSEDRRVIPWKTIAWGIAIQFVIGAIVFVVGSQVVEGLNNILNAVLDASEAGSRFLFGNIIVPDPKQVVGPGPAARWIARTLGDAYVAVPGDRVSGNNLNLGYVLAFRALPQVIFFSALVALLYRLNIIQPIVRVFAWIFQRTMNISGAESLSGAANIFVGIESAIAVKPFLENMTRSEICAILTSCFGSIASSVLGLYAGILKPTFPSITGHLVSASIMTIPACFVIAKLLVPETDEPETMGHVPEEIEDEAAERPNPVDSLILGALDGVKMAVGIAAVLIAILGLVALFNTVFTNLSSGILALLGGEAQGDSLIVEFFSNALNNIMGMLFLPLTFLTGVSLDWNELWQASVLIGSRLFETSIPPYQALAQLNAAGEISTRAMLIVSYALCGFAHLASYGIFVGGVSSLIPDRRGEVASLGFKALWGATLATLMTGCIAGLFDFGQTAILGQ, from the coding sequence GTGGATCTAAGACTCAATTTTATTTCTTTTGTCGGTATTTTCGGTCTGTGCGCGATCGCGTGGCTGGGTTCTGAAGATCGGCGGGTCATTCCCTGGAAAACGATCGCGTGGGGAATTGCCATTCAATTCGTTATCGGCGCGATTGTATTCGTTGTGGGAAGTCAGGTGGTAGAGGGACTCAATAATATTCTCAATGCCGTCCTCGATGCCTCAGAAGCGGGTTCTCGCTTCCTTTTCGGCAATATTATCGTTCCCGACCCCAAACAAGTAGTAGGGCCAGGGCCGGCGGCACGGTGGATTGCGCGAACTTTGGGCGATGCCTATGTTGCGGTTCCGGGCGATCGCGTGAGCGGGAATAATCTAAATTTAGGCTATGTGCTGGCGTTTCGCGCCCTGCCCCAGGTTATCTTTTTCTCCGCTTTGGTCGCGCTGCTCTATCGCCTCAATATCATTCAACCGATTGTTCGGGTTTTTGCCTGGATTTTCCAGCGCACGATGAATATTAGCGGTGCGGAATCTCTTTCGGGGGCTGCTAATATTTTTGTGGGCATTGAATCCGCGATCGCGGTTAAGCCCTTTTTGGAAAATATGACCCGCAGCGAAATCTGCGCCATTCTGACCAGTTGCTTCGGTTCGATTGCCTCTTCGGTTCTGGGGTTGTACGCAGGCATCTTGAAACCCACTTTCCCCTCCATTACCGGGCATTTGGTTTCCGCCTCAATCATGACCATTCCCGCCTGTTTTGTCATCGCCAAACTCCTCGTTCCCGAAACAGACGAACCCGAAACAATGGGACACGTTCCCGAAGAAATCGAGGATGAAGCAGCAGAGCGTCCCAATCCAGTGGATAGCTTGATTCTCGGCGCGCTGGACGGCGTTAAAATGGCTGTAGGGATTGCTGCGGTTTTGATTGCAATTCTGGGATTGGTTGCCCTCTTTAACACCGTTTTCACCAATCTTTCATCGGGGATTTTGGCGCTTTTGGGGGGTGAAGCTCAAGGAGATTCGCTCATCGTCGAATTTTTCAGCAATGCCCTGAATAATATTATGGGAATGCTGTTCTTGCCTCTGACCTTCCTAACGGGCGTATCCCTCGATTGGAACGAACTGTGGCAAGCCTCTGTTCTGATTGGCAGCAGGCTTTTTGAAACCAGCATTCCCCCCTATCAAGCCTTGGCACAATTAAATGCAGCCGGGGAAATTAGCACTCGCGCGATGCTGATTGTGAGTTATGCGCTGTGTGGCTTTGCACATTTGGCATCCTACGGGATTTTTGTGGGTGGTGTATCCTCGCTAATTCCCGACAGGCGGGGAGAAGTTGCTTCTTTGGGTTTCAAAGCCCTTTGGGGTGCAACCTTGGCAACTTTAATGACGGGTTGTATTGCCGGACTCTTTGATTTCGGTCAAACCGCCATTTTAGGGCAATAA
- a CDS encoding TolB family protein, which translates to MIGSKHWVLLLLTAVLSGCGGYPRLLNFSFDAGGRGLNSPASELSPQIASRYIAFVSDRNGSQDVYLFDAENRKLIDVPGLNSLDAIASNPAISQDGRYIVYSNSRQGNSEIELYDRETQIARTLTGRIQAEVRHPTISAEGSAIAFEVATDGQWDIMVVDRSGNALDIPGMPKE; encoded by the coding sequence ATGATCGGTTCTAAACACTGGGTATTATTGTTACTCACTGCCGTTTTAAGCGGTTGTGGGGGATATCCGCGCCTGCTCAATTTTTCCTTCGATGCAGGGGGACGGGGTTTGAATAGTCCGGCATCGGAGTTGTCGCCACAGATTGCCTCTCGTTACATCGCGTTTGTTTCTGACCGCAATGGTTCTCAGGACGTGTATCTTTTTGATGCGGAGAATCGAAAATTAATCGATGTGCCGGGGTTGAATTCCCTCGACGCGATCGCGTCCAACCCGGCAATTTCTCAAGATGGTCGCTACATTGTCTATTCCAACAGTCGCCAAGGTAATTCTGAGATCGAACTTTACGACAGAGAAACCCAAATTGCGCGAACTCTGACCGGACGGATTCAAGCGGAGGTGCGACATCCCACCATTAGTGCAGAGGGGTCCGCGATCGCGTTTGAAGTGGCAACAGACGGACAGTGGGATATTATGGTCGTCGATCGGTCTGGCAACGCGCTGGATATCCCCGGAATGCCAAAAGAGTAG
- a CDS encoding photosystem II reaction center X protein: protein MTPSLTNFFWSLGWGGLVVGIIVAGLLFVSQADKIKRS, encoded by the coding sequence ATGACACCATCATTGACTAACTTTTTTTGGAGTTTGGGTTGGGGAGGTCTCGTCGTCGGGATTATAGTCGCGGGTCTTCTCTTTGTCAGTCAAGCAGATAAAATCAAGCGCAGTTAA
- a CDS encoding TolB family protein: MVALAGCDSSPTPTNSLGLNSRYNDEQPALSGDGRWLAFVSNRNGSNQIAVYDLRQRRFVDLPGLNQSSAIAQNPSLSLTGRYITYIINDRGRPEISLYDRETQQSEILSQRYSSWVRNPKISPDGRYVVFETARRGQWDVEVLDRGPNIELDVPDGSPVQ, translated from the coding sequence ATGGTTGCGCTGGCAGGTTGCGATTCCTCTCCCACTCCAACCAATTCTTTGGGTCTAAACAGTCGCTACAACGACGAGCAACCGGCTTTAAGTGGCGATGGTCGCTGGTTGGCGTTTGTCTCTAATCGGAATGGCAGCAATCAAATTGCAGTTTACGATTTGCGACAGCGGCGCTTTGTGGATTTGCCGGGATTGAATCAAAGTAGCGCGATCGCGCAGAATCCGAGTTTGAGCCTCACCGGACGCTACATTACCTACATCATCAACGATCGCGGTCGTCCAGAAATCTCCCTTTACGACAGAGAAACCCAACAGTCGGAAATTTTGTCTCAGCGCTATAGTAGTTGGGTGAGGAATCCTAAAATTAGTCCCGACGGGCGTTACGTTGTCTTTGAAACGGCACGTCGCGGTCAGTGGGATGTGGAAGTTCTCGATCGCGGGCCGAATATTGAATTGGATGTTCCTGATGGGAGTCCGGTTCAGTAA
- the mutS gene encoding DNA mismatch repair protein MutS has product MTEASRRTHASAKTAPHEDYRPLEFGQLSPMMQKYVEVKEQYPKALLLYRVGDFFECFFQDAVTISQELELVQTSKEGGKGIGRVAMTGVPHHAIERYSALLVEKGYAVVICDQVEDAAQARAEGRIVERQVTRLLTPGTLVDDGMLAARRNNFLASVVIARNHWGLAYADISTGEFYTTHGSDIESLTLELLRLQPSEVLIPTNAPDIGTLLRPGEKSQELPEELPDNFCYSLRPQKHFHLGLSKERLQAKFGVRSLEGMGCDHLPLCIRAAGGLLEYLEETQKKNPVPLEPLKTYAIADYLLLDPQTRRNLEITQTVRDGTFNGSLLWALDRTQTAMGGRALRRWLLQPLLDIKGIQARQDTIHELLKNTELRTNLRQLLRQVYDLERLSGRVGSGRANARDLASLAESLVKLTEVSELAIQGSSPYLKALHKVPPELEQLGQMVLSHLVESPPQHLKEGGLIRPGINPTLDERRNLLEQDRQWVANLEISERERTGISNLRVGYNKTFGYYISMPRSKAEQAPSNYTRKQTLTNEERYITSELKERETRILTARDELNNLEYELFGELRDTVGEKAQEIRQIAKAVAAIDVLAGLAEVAVVQGYCRPQMTEGREIKIINGCHPVVAQMLGAGFFVPNSTQMGYEPPPQTSESPDLIILTGPNASGKSCYLRQVGLIQLMAQTGSFVPADQATLGICDRVFTRVGAVDDLATGQSTFMVEMNETANILNHATPKSLILLDEIGRGTATFDGLSIAWAVAEYLATDVQARTIFATHYHELNELASILTNVANYQVTVKELADKIVFLHQVRPGGADRSYGIEAGRLAGLPASVIDRAKQVMGQIEKHSKIALGLRKGIKERTPLNPKQANGNRVEQLDIFE; this is encoded by the coding sequence ATGACTGAAGCATCTCGGCGCACCCACGCTTCTGCCAAAACCGCACCCCACGAAGACTATCGCCCCTTAGAGTTCGGTCAACTCTCGCCCATGATGCAGAAGTATGTGGAGGTGAAGGAGCAGTATCCTAAAGCGCTCTTGCTCTATCGGGTGGGAGACTTTTTTGAGTGCTTTTTCCAGGATGCGGTGACGATTTCCCAGGAACTCGAATTGGTGCAAACTAGCAAGGAGGGAGGGAAGGGAATCGGGCGAGTGGCAATGACTGGGGTTCCCCATCACGCGATCGAGCGCTACAGCGCCTTACTCGTGGAGAAAGGCTATGCCGTTGTAATTTGCGATCAAGTCGAAGATGCCGCCCAAGCAAGGGCAGAAGGGCGCATTGTGGAGCGTCAAGTGACGCGCCTCTTAACCCCCGGAACATTGGTTGATGATGGGATGCTCGCCGCACGGCGCAATAATTTTCTCGCTTCAGTCGTAATTGCCAGAAATCATTGGGGTTTAGCTTATGCCGATATTTCAACGGGGGAATTTTATACCACCCACGGCAGCGATATTGAATCCCTCACCCTCGAACTCCTGCGCTTGCAACCTTCAGAAGTACTGATTCCCACCAATGCGCCGGATATTGGTACATTACTGCGACCGGGAGAAAAATCCCAGGAATTGCCGGAAGAACTGCCCGATAATTTTTGTTATTCCTTGCGTCCCCAAAAACATTTTCATCTCGGTCTTTCCAAGGAACGCTTACAGGCAAAATTCGGCGTGAGATCCTTGGAAGGGATGGGCTGCGACCATCTTCCTCTCTGCATTCGCGCGGCGGGAGGATTGCTCGAATACCTCGAAGAAACTCAAAAAAAGAATCCCGTTCCCCTCGAACCTTTAAAAACTTACGCGATCGCGGACTACCTTCTTTTAGACCCCCAAACCCGCCGCAACCTCGAAATTACTCAAACTGTTCGCGACGGAACCTTCAACGGTTCCCTCCTTTGGGCCCTCGACCGCACCCAAACCGCAATGGGGGGGAGAGCATTGCGCCGTTGGTTGCTCCAACCCCTCCTCGATATTAAAGGCATCCAAGCCCGTCAAGACACGATTCACGAGCTATTAAAAAACACCGAACTTCGCACGAATCTACGGCAGCTTTTGCGCCAAGTCTACGATTTAGAGCGCTTGAGCGGACGAGTCGGTTCGGGAAGGGCAAACGCGCGAGATTTAGCCAGTTTAGCGGAATCTTTAGTCAAATTAACCGAAGTATCAGAATTAGCAATCCAAGGCTCTTCACCCTACCTCAAAGCCCTACACAAAGTCCCCCCAGAACTCGAACAACTCGGTCAAATGGTTCTCTCTCATTTAGTGGAATCGCCGCCGCAACACCTCAAAGAAGGGGGTTTGATTCGTCCCGGCATTAACCCCACCCTCGACGAACGGCGCAACCTCCTCGAACAAGATCGCCAGTGGGTTGCCAACTTGGAAATTTCCGAACGAGAACGCACGGGCATTTCTAACCTGAGAGTCGGGTATAACAAAACTTTCGGCTACTACATCAGTATGCCCCGCAGCAAAGCAGAGCAAGCCCCCTCGAACTACACGCGCAAGCAAACCCTAACCAACGAAGAACGCTACATTACCTCCGAACTCAAAGAACGGGAAACGCGCATTTTGACCGCGCGGGACGAGTTGAATAACCTCGAATACGAACTGTTTGGGGAATTGCGTGACACGGTGGGGGAAAAAGCGCAGGAAATCCGCCAAATTGCCAAAGCCGTTGCCGCAATCGACGTGCTGGCAGGATTGGCAGAAGTGGCAGTGGTTCAGGGTTACTGTCGCCCTCAAATGACGGAAGGACGGGAAATAAAAATTATCAACGGTTGCCATCCCGTCGTCGCACAAATGTTGGGTGCGGGATTTTTCGTTCCCAATTCCACCCAAATGGGCTATGAACCGCCACCCCAAACAAGCGAGTCTCCGGATTTAATTATCCTCACGGGGCCCAACGCAAGTGGAAAAAGCTGCTACCTGCGGCAAGTAGGATTGATTCAACTCATGGCGCAAACGGGCAGTTTTGTTCCCGCCGACCAAGCCACCTTGGGAATTTGCGATCGCGTGTTTACCCGTGTCGGTGCAGTGGACGACCTAGCAACGGGTCAATCGACGTTTATGGTGGAAATGAACGAAACCGCCAATATCCTCAACCACGCCACCCCAAAATCACTGATTTTATTGGACGAAATTGGTCGCGGAACGGCAACTTTTGACGGACTCTCCATCGCCTGGGCAGTTGCAGAATACCTTGCCACAGATGTGCAAGCGAGAACGATTTTCGCTACCCACTACCACGAACTCAACGAACTGGCATCAATCCTCACCAACGTCGCCAACTACCAAGTTACCGTCAAAGAACTTGCGGATAAAATAGTCTTTCTCCATCAGGTTCGTCCCGGCGGCGCAGATCGTTCCTACGGGATAGAAGCCGGACGCTTGGCGGGTTTGCCCGCCTCAGTGATCGATCGCGCCAAACAAGTCATGGGACAAATTGAAAAACACAGTAAAATTGCCCTCGGTTTGCGCAAAGGCATCAAAGAACGAACTCCCCTCAATCCCAAACAAGCCAATGGCAATCGCGTCGAACAGTTGGATATTTTTGAATAG
- a CDS encoding ATP-binding protein, producing MENLAQFFNSPFIPHGHCYLWKPSLVWLHVGSDALIAITYYSIPLLLIYLMLKREDLPFNWIFFLFGSFILFCGTGHLLEIWTLWHPDYWLSGFVKALTAAVSVLTAIELSILIPKILAIPSSAQLETANNSLTAEIKERKETEQSLERSQSQLIAKNQELKKILHELQRAKSHLLQSEKMSSLGQMVAGIAHEINNPVNFIFGNLIHAKIYTQDTLELIGLYQEHYSSPPPEISERTEDIELNFLQTDLPKLLGSMTVGAERIRNIVLALRNFSRVDKAQMEVCDIHRGLDDTLVILGNRLKAKPDRPEIKTIKEYSQIPPIECYPGQLNQVFTNLLSNAIDAIEGNFTPKNSYTLRICSKVVDKDWVEIQITDSGSGIPKQTQSRLFEAFFTTKPIGKGTGLGLSISYQIIAEQHNGIIWCQDAEDGGTQFTIKIPQKQPQEKLKKILAKSAIALELAESAV from the coding sequence ATGGAGAACCTAGCACAATTCTTTAACAGTCCGTTTATTCCTCACGGTCATTGCTATCTTTGGAAACCTAGTTTGGTTTGGCTGCACGTCGGCTCAGACGCTTTAATTGCAATAACTTACTACTCAATTCCACTCCTTCTGATTTACTTAATGCTTAAGCGAGAAGATCTGCCCTTCAATTGGATTTTCTTTCTCTTCGGTTCTTTTATCCTGTTTTGCGGTACGGGACATTTGCTGGAAATTTGGACGCTCTGGCATCCTGATTATTGGCTCTCTGGCTTTGTTAAAGCCTTAACTGCCGCTGTTTCGGTCTTAACGGCTATAGAACTCTCCATTCTTATTCCCAAAATTTTGGCAATACCCAGTTCCGCTCAACTCGAAACAGCGAACAATTCCCTAACCGCAGAAATTAAAGAGCGTAAGGAAACGGAACAATCATTAGAACGCAGCCAATCGCAGTTAATTGCCAAAAATCAAGAGCTTAAAAAGATACTCCACGAACTACAACGTGCGAAAAGTCATTTGCTTCAAAGCGAAAAAATGTCTTCTTTAGGGCAAATGGTTGCGGGAATCGCCCACGAAATTAACAATCCAGTCAACTTCATTTTCGGCAATCTCATCCATGCAAAGATCTATACCCAAGATACTCTGGAATTGATTGGACTTTACCAAGAACACTACTCTTCACCGCCACCGGAGATTTCAGAGCGCACTGAAGATATCGAGCTTAATTTTTTGCAAACAGACTTACCCAAGCTTCTCGGCTCTATGACAGTAGGAGCGGAACGCATTCGCAATATTGTTCTAGCACTACGCAACTTTTCGCGGGTGGATAAAGCTCAGATGGAAGTTTGCGATATACACAGAGGACTTGACGATACCCTGGTCATTTTAGGCAATCGATTGAAAGCCAAACCGGATCGCCCTGAGATTAAAACGATCAAAGAATACAGTCAAATTCCCCCTATCGAATGCTACCCCGGTCAGCTCAATCAAGTATTTACAAACCTATTAAGTAATGCGATTGACGCAATTGAGGGAAACTTCACCCCAAAAAACTCATATACCCTAAGAATCTGCTCTAAGGTTGTTGATAAAGATTGGGTCGAGATTCAGATTACAGATAGCGGTTCTGGCATTCCCAAACAGACTCAATCGCGGCTTTTCGAGGCTTTCTTTACGACTAAACCGATTGGTAAGGGAACGGGATTGGGTTTATCCATTAGCTATCAAATTATTGCCGAACAACATAATGGGATAATTTGGTGTCAAGATGCAGAGGATGGGGGAACTCAATTCACGATCAAGATCCCCCAAAAGCAACCCCAAGAAAAATTGAAAAAAATCTTGGCAAAAAGCGCGATCGCACTAGAGCTAGCAGAAAGCGCAGTTTAA
- a CDS encoding type 1 glutamine amidotransferase: protein MELKLGWLYPKLMSTYGDRGNVICLQQRCQWRGIEASIVELDRESNANAFQTVDIIVGGGAQDRQQEIVMRDLQGAKAQAMREAIDGGTPGVFTCGSPQLLGHYYEPALGQRIEGLGILDLVSKHPGLEAKRCIGNVVFEIAASPLAEELQEMLQTPATIVGFENHGGRTYLGNVSPLGKVIQGYGNNGEDGTEGAFHRNAIATYSHGPLLPKNPFLADWLLQTALKRKYNRAIALQPLDNSLAMQARFAMFKRLNLLNLLKTP, encoded by the coding sequence ATGGAACTAAAACTAGGCTGGCTTTACCCCAAACTCATGAGTACCTACGGCGACAGAGGTAACGTCATCTGCTTGCAACAACGCTGCCAGTGGCGCGGAATCGAAGCCTCAATTGTCGAACTCGATCGCGAAAGTAATGCAAATGCCTTCCAAACCGTTGATATTATCGTCGGTGGCGGCGCGCAAGATCGCCAGCAAGAAATTGTCATGCGGGATTTGCAAGGTGCAAAAGCCCAAGCAATGCGAGAAGCCATCGATGGGGGAACGCCGGGAGTTTTTACCTGCGGTTCGCCCCAACTCTTGGGACACTACTACGAACCGGCACTAGGACAGCGCATCGAAGGATTGGGCATTTTGGATTTAGTCAGCAAGCATCCGGGACTCGAAGCAAAGCGCTGCATTGGCAACGTCGTCTTTGAAATCGCTGCTTCTCCCTTAGCAGAAGAATTGCAAGAAATGCTGCAAACCCCAGCAACCATCGTGGGTTTCGAGAATCATGGGGGACGAACTTATTTGGGTAATGTCAGTCCCTTGGGGAAAGTTATTCAAGGGTATGGCAACAACGGAGAAGACGGAACAGAAGGTGCATTTCATCGGAACGCGATCGCGACTTACTCCCACGGTCCCCTGTTGCCCAAAAATCCCTTCCTTGCAGACTGGCTTTTGCAAACTGCCCTCAAACGCAAATACAATCGCGCGATCGCGCTGCAACCTCTTGACAACTCTCTTGCAATGCAAGCCCGTTTTGCAATGTTTAAGCGACTCAATTTACTCAATCTGCTCAAGACCCCTTAA
- a CDS encoding Ycf66 family protein — MVNFGLNSASILGIFLAVAGASLYFMRSIRPELSRDHDIFFAAVGLVCGCILLWSGWRLDPILQLSQFLLTGSAIFFAFEAIRLRGIATEQARRNTPIVDDDRPVSTVYRNAELDDRGDLSGEARYDPRRLEGARDPRDRRKPEYEAEARRSPKTRTRPERSGSTEPPRTRRSRPATPSPERYSERYSSSYDDYSEPTESPESYEDPSYPSTSSRSRRPRPDDSAAETPSRPRRRRASSPSSTRSAMPREEIEATPVDYVDYQPSDDSDEGSNFDEPSLSDTRYGDRELDRYGSSYEDDDEYPYEEPETDTYSSSYGSSDEDRYDDRYDDRDETRRTQGNFDY, encoded by the coding sequence ATGGTAAATTTTGGGCTGAACTCAGCCAGTATTTTAGGCATCTTTTTGGCCGTTGCTGGAGCATCCTTGTATTTTATGCGCTCCATTCGCCCAGAACTGTCTAGAGATCACGACATCTTCTTTGCCGCAGTCGGGTTAGTGTGCGGTTGTATTTTGCTCTGGAGTGGATGGCGACTCGATCCCATTTTGCAATTGAGTCAGTTTCTCTTGACCGGTTCGGCAATCTTTTTTGCTTTTGAAGCGATTCGCTTGCGGGGAATTGCCACGGAACAAGCAAGGCGCAATACTCCCATTGTCGATGACGATCGTCCGGTGAGTACGGTTTATCGCAACGCAGAATTGGACGATCGCGGCGATCTGTCCGGGGAAGCGCGTTACGATCCCCGTCGCTTGGAAGGCGCAAGAGATCCGCGCGATCGCCGCAAACCGGAATATGAAGCAGAAGCACGGCGTTCCCCCAAAACTCGCACTCGTCCCGAACGGTCTGGAAGTACAGAACCCCCGCGCACTCGCCGTTCTCGACCCGCCACACCCTCACCGGAGCGGTATTCCGAACGCTATTCCAGCAGCTACGACGATTATTCTGAACCGACAGAATCCCCAGAAAGCTACGAAGATCCCTCCTATCCCTCCACCTCCAGTCGTTCCCGCCGTCCGCGTCCCGACGACAGCGCAGCAGAAACGCCTTCTCGACCCCGGAGACGGCGTGCCAGTTCGCCTTCTTCAACTCGCAGTGCAATGCCGAGGGAAGAAATAGAAGCGACTCCGGTGGATTATGTGGATTATCAACCGAGTGATGATTCCGATGAGGGAAGTAATTTTGACGAACCCAGTCTGTCCGATACCCGCTATGGCGATCGCGAGTTGGATCGGTATGGTAGCAGTTATGAGGACGATGATGAGTATCCCTACGAAGAGCCAGAAACGGATACTTACAGCAGCAGTTACGGGAGTTCGGATGAGGATCGTTACGATGATCGTTATGACGATCGCGACGAGACTCGCAGAACTCAAGGAAATTTCGATTACTGA
- the accC gene encoding acetyl-CoA carboxylase biotin carboxylase subunit — MQFSKILIANRGEIALRILRTCEEMGIATVAVHSTIDRHTLHVQLADETICIGQPPSSKSYLNIPNIIAAALTTNATAIHPGYGFLAENSRFAEICADHQIAFIGPTPEAMLAMGDKSTAKKNMQKAGVPTLPGSEGLLANEREALEIASKIGYPVILKATAGGGGRGMRLVREPSQLVRMFQAAQGEAEAAFGNAGVYLEKFIECPRHIEFQILADSYGNVIHLGERDCSIQRRHQKLLEEAPSAVLNPKLRKKMGDAAVRAAKSINYVGAGTIEFLLDESGEFYFMEMNTRIQVEHPVTEMVTGLDLIAEQIRVAQGEHLQLSQKDVCLRGHAIECRINAEDPDRNFRPHPGRINGYLPPGGPGVRMDSHVYTDYEIPPYYDSLIGKLIVWGADRETAIKRMKRALRECAVTGVPTTINFHQRILETSAFLKGEVYTNFIEKHMMK, encoded by the coding sequence ATGCAGTTTTCCAAAATTTTAATCGCTAACCGAGGAGAAATCGCTCTACGTATCCTGCGTACCTGTGAAGAAATGGGTATCGCGACCGTTGCCGTTCACTCCACCATCGACCGCCACACACTCCACGTCCAACTTGCCGATGAAACCATTTGTATCGGACAACCCCCCAGTAGCAAAAGCTATTTGAATATTCCCAATATTATCGCTGCGGCGCTCACTACTAATGCCACAGCCATTCACCCCGGCTACGGGTTTCTTGCGGAAAATTCTCGCTTCGCTGAAATTTGTGCCGACCATCAAATCGCCTTTATCGGCCCTACCCCCGAAGCAATGCTGGCAATGGGCGACAAATCCACGGCAAAGAAAAATATGCAAAAGGCAGGAGTTCCGACGCTTCCAGGGAGCGAAGGACTCCTCGCCAACGAACGAGAAGCCTTAGAAATCGCCAGTAAAATTGGCTATCCCGTCATTCTCAAAGCAACAGCAGGGGGAGGCGGTCGGGGAATGCGCCTCGTTCGCGAACCCAGCCAGTTGGTTCGGATGTTCCAAGCCGCTCAGGGAGAAGCAGAAGCGGCATTTGGTAATGCGGGCGTGTATCTTGAGAAATTCATCGAATGTCCTCGCCATATTGAGTTCCAAATCCTTGCTGATAGCTACGGCAATGTCATCCACCTTGGCGAGCGAGATTGTTCGATTCAACGCCGTCACCAAAAACTGCTAGAAGAAGCGCCTAGTGCGGTTCTTAACCCAAAATTGCGCAAGAAAATGGGCGACGCTGCGGTTCGAGCCGCGAAATCGATTAATTATGTGGGTGCGGGAACAATAGAATTTCTTCTGGATGAGTCGGGGGAGTTTTATTTTATGGAAATGAATACCCGCATTCAGGTGGAACATCCAGTTACGGAGATGGTTACGGGACTCGATTTGATTGCCGAGCAAATTCGCGTTGCTCAGGGGGAACACTTGCAACTCTCCCAAAAAGATGTATGCCTTCGCGGTCACGCCATTGAATGTCGGATTAATGCAGAAGATCCGGATCGAAATTTTCGTCCCCATCCCGGTCGCATCAATGGCTATTTGCCTCCTGGGGGACCTGGGGTGCGCATGGATTCCCACGTGTACACGGATTATGAAATCCCTCCCTACTACGATTCGTTAATTGGTAAGTTAATTGTTTGGGGAGCTGACCGAGAGACGGCGATTAAGCGGATGAAACGAGCATTGCGAGAATGTGCGGTGACGGGGGTTCCCACGACAATCAATTTCCATCAAAGAATTTTGGAAACTTCTGCTTTTTTAAAGGGAGAGGTTTATACAAACTTTATTGAGAAGCACATGATGAAGTGA
- a CDS encoding YggT family protein, whose protein sequence is MNTSDWGILSLSLFLGLGIFLFIVRIVLTWYPQAEPNRFPFSLVVLPTEPFLIPLRKIVPPLGGVDITPIIWVGIFSLLREILVGQQGILKMM, encoded by the coding sequence ATGAATACTTCCGATTGGGGAATTTTGAGCTTAAGTTTATTTTTAGGGCTGGGGATCTTTCTTTTTATCGTCCGCATCGTCTTGACGTGGTATCCCCAAGCAGAACCCAACCGCTTTCCTTTCAGCCTCGTAGTTCTTCCCACAGAACCCTTTCTCATCCCCCTGCGTAAAATCGTACCCCCATTGGGAGGTGTAGACATTACCCCGATTATTTGGGTGGGAATATTTTCTCTGCTGCGAGAAATTTTGGTCGGACAGCAGGGAATTTTAAAAATGATGTAG